One Lentibacillus cibarius DNA window includes the following coding sequences:
- a CDS encoding GbsR/MarR family transcriptional regulator: MDEKNDDLQRIEASRDILSSAIAQTMVIYGVTPSVGRIYSTLYFADRPLNLDEIKDEVAMSKGSVSTGLRELLDTEMVIKVWKKGDRKDHFIAEKDFFRNFFAFFVKMLRQERNIISRANEQVEDTLQEIAANGESEEAREMAQKDLADIQQTNIYFDWTLRLANALESGDIYNFIPKHNQEGDDTGHNKNSSNHN; encoded by the coding sequence ATGGACGAGAAAAATGATGACCTCCAGCGAATTGAAGCATCGCGGGACATTTTAAGTAGTGCTATTGCTCAAACCATGGTCATCTATGGTGTGACACCATCTGTCGGAAGAATTTACAGTACGCTCTATTTCGCGGATAGGCCTCTTAATCTTGATGAAATCAAAGACGAGGTGGCGATGAGCAAAGGAAGCGTAAGCACGGGGCTGCGCGAGTTGCTTGATACGGAAATGGTCATTAAGGTTTGGAAAAAAGGGGATCGAAAGGATCATTTTATTGCAGAAAAGGACTTTTTCCGAAATTTCTTCGCCTTTTTTGTAAAAATGTTGCGGCAAGAGCGGAATATTATCTCGCGGGCGAATGAACAAGTAGAAGACACACTACAGGAAATAGCAGCCAATGGGGAGTCAGAAGAAGCAAGAGAAATGGCTCAAAAAGATCTGGCCGATATACAGCAGACCAATATTTATTTTGATTGGACGCTAAGACTGGCTAATGCGCTGGAATCCGGCGATATATACAATTTTATCCCAAAACACAATCAAGAAGGTGATGACACTGGACACAACAAAAACAGCTCTAATCATAATTGA
- a CDS encoding cysteine hydrolase family protein, with translation MTLDTTKTALIIIDMQNESQFGIHGVDNIVDSTSKLIAECRKHNIPIIYTRQINRLDAVGLSKQEPLNQDDEPVFYHSGTDAIDIIDAIQPESHDIVIDKYRWSGFYQTDLDLILRSMGIKHIILGGVVTDGCVMTSVFDAYFRDYQVNLVKDICGATNEGAHMSSILTMANWIYNLAIFNSSEMIKKLSGQTYTFWESTYPDQLQFTPENLRDVFARLDQETQPSQQGAD, from the coding sequence ATGACACTGGACACAACAAAAACAGCTCTAATCATAATTGACATGCAAAATGAAAGTCAGTTTGGTATTCATGGCGTCGATAACATAGTCGATTCGACCAGCAAGTTAATAGCCGAATGTCGCAAACACAACATCCCTATTATTTATACGCGGCAAATTAACCGCCTAGACGCGGTAGGATTATCCAAACAAGAACCCTTAAATCAAGATGACGAGCCTGTATTTTATCATAGTGGCACCGATGCAATCGACATCATCGACGCCATTCAACCAGAAAGCCATGATATTGTCATCGATAAATATCGCTGGAGCGGCTTTTACCAGACGGATTTAGATTTGATTTTAAGAAGCATGGGCATTAAACATATCATCCTGGGCGGTGTGGTTACCGACGGCTGTGTGATGACCTCCGTTTTCGACGCCTACTTCCGGGATTATCAAGTAAATCTGGTAAAAGACATTTGCGGCGCAACGAATGAAGGCGCGCACATGAGCTCAATTTTAACGATGGCCAATTGGATTTATAACCTCGCCATTTTTAATTCGTCCGAAATGATTAAAAAACTTTCCGGACAGACCTATACTTTCTGGGAATCGACATATCCGGACCAGTTACAATTCACACCGGAGAATTTGCGTGACGTTTTTGCCCGTCTCGACCAGGAAACACAACCTTCGCAACAGGGCGCGGATTAA